A stretch of DNA from Microlunatus capsulatus:
TCCTGACGCCGATGCTGCTCCCGTCGTGGTTCGACCCGGACGTCATCATCCGCACCCTGGGCCCGTGGGCGCTCTGGGGCGTGGCGTTCATCATCTTCGCCGAGTGCGGGCTGTTCGCGATCCTGCCCGGGGACTCGCTGCTCTTCACCGTCGGCGTGCTCACCGCGGCCGGGGTCATCGACCACTCGATGGTCTTCGTCTGCGCCGTGCTCACGGTCGCCGCCGTGCTGGGCAACGTCGTCGGGTACGGCCTGGGCCGGCTGGTCGGCCCGCCGCTGTTCCGCGAGCGGACCGGGCTGATGGGCCAGATCTTCAAGCCCTCCTACGTGGAGAAGACCCGCGTCTTCCTCGACCGCTACGGCAGCCGCGCGCTGATCCTGGCCCGGTTCGTGCCCATCGTGCGCACCTTCGTCACCCTGGTGGCCGGGGTGAGCCGGATGAGCTTCCGGCACTTCATCGCCTACACCGCGATCGGCGGCGTGCTCTGGGCCGTCGGCGTCACCGTGCTCGGCTTCTACCTCGGCAACATCGGCTTCATCAAGAACAACATCGACGCCGTGCTGATCCTCATCGTCGGGGTCTCGCTGATCCCGATGGCCATCGAGTTCCTGCTGGCCCGGCGCCGGCACCGCACCGCCGGCACCCCCGTCGGCGAGTGATCTCTCGGTCCCTCCTGCTCGCGCCCGCGCCGGCCCTCCAGACCCTGTCTTCCTCACTCGATCGCCGACGAAGAACGTGTCGGCTCTCTCGCTCGTCCAGACAGGGCCCGGGCCGGCGCTACCCGACGCTCGCAGGGATGGCTCAGGCCGTGAGGCTCCGCAGCTCGTCGAGGTCCTCGTCCGAGGGCTCCCAGAGCCCGGCCTCGACGTTGGCCCGGACCTGCTCGACCGACGTCGCCCCGGCGATGACCGAGCCGACGGTCGGCATCGCGGCCAGGCCGCCCATCGCCACGTCCAGCATGCTGACGCCGCGCTGGTCGGCGAACTGGCCGAGGGACTCGATGAGGTCGAAGTCGGCGGCGGCGAGCCGGTCCGGCAGGCCGGCGAGCCGGGTCCCGGCGGGGGCGTCCTGCCCGCGGCGGTACTTGCCCGTGAGCAGCCCCGACGCCAGCGGGAAGTAGGGCAGCAGGCTCTGGCCGGTGTGCTGCAGGGCCGGCACCAGCTCGGCCTCGATCCCCCGGCTCAGCCAGGAGTACTCGTTCTGGGCGGACACGAAGCCCTCGAGGTTGCCGGTGTGGGCGGTCCAGTCGGCGTCGACGACCTGCCAGCCGGCGAAGTTCGAGGAGCCGATGTAGCGCACCTTGCCCTCGGCGACCAGCTCGCTGAGCGCGGCGAGGGTCTCCTCGACCGGCGTCCGCGGGTCGGGCGCGTGCATCTGGTAGAGGTCGATCCAGTCGGTGCCCAGGCGCCGCAGGCTGTTCTCGACGGCCAGCCGGATGTAGCGCCGCGAGCCGCGCACGCCCCAGTCAGGGCCGTTGGTGCCGCCCATGTCCATGCCGAACTTGGTGGCCAGCACCACCTGGTCGCGACGGCCCTGCAGGGCCTGGCCGAGCAGCGTCTCGGAGCCGCCCCGGTTGCCGTAGACGTCGGCGGTGTCGAACAGCGTGATCCCGGCGTCGATCGCCGCGTGCACGACGGCCGCCACGTCCTCGTCGGCCATCCGGGCGCCGAAGTTGTTGCAGCCAATCCCGACGGTGGAGACGGTGAGGCCGGAGTGGCCGAGCTGGCGGTAGGTCATCTCTGCGGGCATGGAGCGGTGTTCCCCTTCGCGTGGTCGGAGGGCCGTCCTCGGCCCCCCGGCCACGCTACCCACCGGGGCTACGGCTGCTGCGGGCCGCCCGTCTGCGGCGGGGTGTAGCCACCGGTCTGCGGCGGGGTGTAGCCGCCCTGCTGGGGCTGCTGGTACGAGGGCGGCTGGCTGTACTGCTGCTCGGGCTCGGGCCGGACGTCGTCGTGCTGGTCGAAGGAGACCGGGGGCGCCGACTGCTGCGGCGGCAGCTGGGCGCGGTCCTGGCCGGCGGCACCCGGGCCCTGCTCGTCGCCGCGGTAGGCGATCTCGCCGAAGCTGACGCCGGGGGCCTGGCGCACCGACGGGTCGTTGACCTCGAAGTAGGTGGCCTTCTCGAAGTGGAACATCCCGGCGATGACGTTCGAGGGCACCGACTCGACCTTGGTGTTGTAGACGCGCACGTTCGCGTTGTAGAACCGGCGCCCGGCTGCGATCCGGTCCTCGGTCTCGGCCAGCTGGCGCTGCAGCTCGAGGAAGTTCTGGTTGCTCTTGAGGTCGGGGTAGGCCTCGACGCTGACGATGAGGTTGCGCACGGCGCCGGAGAGCGCCTGCTCGACGTCGGATCGCTGCTGGCTGGGCAGGGCGCCGTCGGCCTGCGCGACCGACTGGGCCTGGCTGCGCAGCCGGGTGACGTCCTCGAGGGTGTTGCGCTCGTGGGCGGCGAAGGCGCGCACCGTCTCGACGAGGTTGGGGATCAGCTCGTAGCGGCGGTTCAGCTCGACGTCGATCTGGCGCCAGGACTCCTGGATGAGGTTCCGCGACCTCACGAAGCCGTTGTAGGACCCCATGGCGATCAGGGCGATGATGACGACGATCACCACGATGACGATGACGACGGTGAGGGCGGTGCCCATCAGGTCTCCTCAGGGAGTCGGCAGCGGGCACGACGGCCCGCCGCCGGAGCGGCCGGAGCCCTCACAGTAGTGCCTCGGGGGTCCCGGCCGGGGGCACCGGGACGGGTGCCGGAGCGGGGTCGCCGGCTCAGGCCAGGCCGAGGTCGGCGGCCGAGAGCGCGAACCGGTAGGGCAGCCCGGCCGCCTCGATCGCCTCGCGGGCGCCGGTGTCGCGGTCGACGACGACGGCGACGCCGACGACCTCCGCGCCCGCCTCCCGGAGCGCCTCGACGGCGGTGAGCACGGAGCCGCCGGTGGTGCTGGTGTCCTCCACGGCGAGGACGCGGCGGCCCTCCACCGGGGACCCCTCGATCCGGCGCTGCAGCCCGTGGGCCTTGCCCTGCTTGCGGACGACGAAGGCGTCCAGCACGCCGCCGGTCGCCGCCGTCGCGTGCAGCATGGCGACCGCGACCGGGTCCGCGCCCAGGGTGAGGCCGCCGACGGCGTCGAACTCCCAGTCGGCGACGAGGTCCAGCATCACGCGACCGATCAGCGGCGCGGTCGCGCCGTCCAGGGTGACCCGGCGCATGTCGACGTAGTAGTCGGCCGTCCGGCCCGAGGCCAGGGTGACCTCGCCGTGCACGACGGCCAGCTCCCGGACCTGCGCGACCAGGCGGGCGCGGTCGTCGGCGGCGGGGCTGGGTGCGGGGTTCTCGGGCATGACCGGGGAGCCTAGCCGAGCGGGGAGGACCGGGTCCCCGGGCGGACCGACCCCCTACTTGTTGCGGGTGCTCTGCAGGTGCCCGAAGCCGACGGAGCGGTCGGGCGAGCGGAACAGGTCCTGGCAGGTGGTGAGGGTGATGAGCGCCCGGGTGGGCTCGCGGTCGGGCTCGCCGGGGACGGGGTCCAGCACCCAGGTCGCGGTGTCGTCGACGGTGAGGGCGCGCGGCGCCTCGTCGAGCACGTAGGTGTAGACCGCCGTCCGGGTCTCGACGACGACCTCGTCGCCCGGGTCGAGCTCCAGCAGCCGGCTGAACGGCTCGCCGTGGGTCACCCGGTGGCCGGCCAGCGCGAAGTTGCCGACCTCGCCCGGCGCGGCGGTGCCGGTGTAGTGGCCGACGCCCTCGGAGAGGATGTCGAGGTCGGTGCCCTCGAGGACCGGGATCTCGTAGTCCGCGCCGAAGGCGGGGATCCGCAGCAGCGCGGTCGCGTCGCCGGGCAGCGGGTCCGGCTCGGGGCTGGCCGAGGGGCCGGCCGGGGCGGGGGTGTCGGACCAGCGCTGCCGCAGGTCCTGGCGGCCCGCGTCGAACGCCCGCTCGGAGACGACGTTGGTCCCGACGTACTGGTAGCCCACCCAGGCCAGGCAGCTGAGCCCGCCCAGCAGCAGGACCAGGCCGACGACGGTGAGGGCCGAGGGCCGCCGCCGACGGGACCGCGCCCGCCGCGCGGGCGTGCCGGGACCGGTGCTCGCGCCGGGGGAGTCGCTCACCGGGCCATCCTCCCACTGTCGCGGCCCGGTCGTCGGCCTCCGGCTCAGGACGCGGCGGCCGCCGGCGCGTACAGCTCCAGGGCGATGCCGTCGGGGTCGCGGAACTCGAGGATGTGGCCCGCGCCGATGTCCTTGACGCCCTCGTGGGCGACGCCGGCGGCGTCGAGGGTGTCGACGGCCGCCACCAGGTCCGCGCGCGAGCCGACGGCGAAGGCCAGGTGGTCCAGCCCCGTCCGGTCCTCGCTGAAGCCGTCGTCGCTCACCGGGCGCAGGCCCAGCAGGGAGTCCCCGAGGGCGTAGATCACGCCGCCGTAGAGGAAGCCGAGCCGCTCGCGGGTGGCCTCGTCGGCGTCGGCCGGGAGCTCGAAGGCCACCGGCAGGCCGAACACCTCGTCGTAGAAGGCGCGCGAGCGGGCGATGTCGGTGACGGTCAGGCGGACGTGGGCGTAGGCCCGGGTCGGGATCGGCATGCCCCGAGCATGCCCGGCCCCGGCAAGCGGCTCAGCGATACGGGTCGGGCGTCAGCGTGTACTTGGTCGAGAGGTACTCGTGGATGCCTTCCAGCCCGCCCTCGCGGCCGATGCCGGACTGCTTGACCCCGCCGAACGGCGCGCCCGCGTTGGAGATCACCCCGACGTTGAGCCCCATCATCCCGGTCTCCAGCCGGTCGACGAGCCGCTGGCCGCGGTCGGCGTCGCGGGTGAAGGCGTAGCTGACCAGGCCGTACTCGGTGTCGTTGGCCAGCGCGACGGCCTCGTCCTCGTCGCCGAAGGTCGAGATCGACAGCACGGGGCCGAAGATCTCCTGGCGCAAGATCTCGCTGCCGGGCCGGACCCCGGTGACCACGGTGCCGGCGTAGAAGGTGCCCTCGCGCTCGACCCGCGCACCGCCGGTCAGCACCTCGGCGCCGCGCCCGACGGCGTCGCCGACCAGGTCCTCGGCCTTGCGGACGGCGCGGTCGTCGATCAGCGGGCCGATCCGGACGCCCTCCTCGGTCCCCCGGCCGACGGGGAAGCCGCGGACCTCCGCGGTGACGCGGGCGGCGAACTCCTCGGCGACCCGCTCGTGCACCAGGAAGCGGTTGGCCGCGGTGCAGGCCTGGCCGACGTTGCGGAACTTGGCCAGCATCGCGCCGGCGACGGCGGCGTCGAGGTCGGCGTCCTCGAAGACCAGGAACGGCGCGTTGCCGCCCAGCTCCATCGACGTCCGCAGCACGCCGTCGGCCGCCTGCTTGAGCAGCTGCTTGCCCACCGGGGTCGAGCCGGTGAAGCTGAGCTTGCGCAGCCGCGGGTCGGCGATCACCGGACCGGAGACGTCGCCCGCGGTCGAGGTGGTCACGACGTTGAGGACGCCGTCGGGCAGGCCGGCCTCGCGCAGCAGCTCGGCCACGTACAGCGTCGTCAGCGGAGTCAGCTCGGCCGGCTTGACCACCGCGGTGCAGCCGGCGGTCAGCGCCGGCGCGATCTTGCGGGTGGCCATGGCCAGCGGGAAGTTCCAGGGCGTGATCAGGTAGCAGGGGCCCACCGGGTGCTGGCTGACGGTCATCCGCCCGGTGCCCTCGGGGTTCGTGCCGTAGCGGCCGGCGACCCGCACGGCCTCCTCGGAGAACCAGCGTAGGAACTCCCCGCCGTAGGTCACCTCGGCCTGGGACTCAGCCAGCGGCTTGCCCATCTCCAGGGTCATCAGCAGGGCGACGTCGTCGCGGCGCTGCTGCAGCAGGTCGAAGGCCCGGCGCAGCACCTCCCCGCGCACCCGAGGCGCGGTCCGGGCCCAGGCCGGTCCCGCCTCGACGGCCGCGTCCAGCGCGGCGGCCCCGTCCTCGACACCGCCGTCGGCGACGGTGCGGATCACCGCGCCGGTCGCCGGGTCGTGCACGTCGAAGGTCCTGCCCGAGGCGGCGGGGCGCCAGCCACCGCCCACCAGCAGCCCGTCCGGCACCGCGTCGAGCACCGCCTGCTCCGAGGCCTGTGACACCGTCTGCTCCCCTCGTCGTCGGACGCTGGCGAGCCTAGACCCCGCGCCCCGGAGCCCAGCGGGCGCCGCGGCTAGGGTGCAGGGTATGGCGTCAGCGTGGAAAGCCGAGCGGGTCCGGTCCGCGACCACCACGATCTTCGCCGAGATGTCGGCCCT
This window harbors:
- a CDS encoding class E sortase is translated as MSDSPGASTGPGTPARRARSRRRRPSALTVVGLVLLLGGLSCLAWVGYQYVGTNVVSERAFDAGRQDLRQRWSDTPAPAGPSASPEPDPLPGDATALLRIPAFGADYEIPVLEGTDLDILSEGVGHYTGTAAPGEVGNFALAGHRVTHGEPFSRLLELDPGDEVVVETRTAVYTYVLDEAPRALTVDDTATWVLDPVPGEPDREPTRALITLTTCQDLFRSPDRSVGFGHLQSTRNK
- a CDS encoding DedA family protein; this encodes MLLPSWFDPDVIIRTLGPWALWGVAFIIFAECGLFAILPGDSLLFTVGVLTAAGVIDHSMVFVCAVLTVAAVLGNVVGYGLGRLVGPPLFRERTGLMGQIFKPSYVEKTRVFLDRYGSRALILARFVPIVRTFVTLVAGVSRMSFRHFIAYTAIGGVLWAVGVTVLGFYLGNIGFIKNNIDAVLILIVGVSLIPMAIEFLLARRRHRTAGTPVGE
- a CDS encoding LemA family protein is translated as MGTALTVVIVIVVIVVIIALIAMGSYNGFVRSRNLIQESWRQIDVELNRRYELIPNLVETVRAFAAHERNTLEDVTRLRSQAQSVAQADGALPSQQRSDVEQALSGAVRNLIVSVEAYPDLKSNQNFLELQRQLAETEDRIAAGRRFYNANVRVYNTKVESVPSNVIAGMFHFEKATYFEVNDPSVRQAPGVSFGEIAYRGDEQGPGAAGQDRAQLPPQQSAPPVSFDQHDDVRPEPEQQYSQPPSYQQPQQGGYTPPQTGGYTPPQTGGPQQP
- a CDS encoding NAD-dependent succinate-semialdehyde dehydrogenase; the encoded protein is MSQASEQAVLDAVPDGLLVGGGWRPAASGRTFDVHDPATGAVIRTVADGGVEDGAAALDAAVEAGPAWARTAPRVRGEVLRRAFDLLQQRRDDVALLMTLEMGKPLAESQAEVTYGGEFLRWFSEEAVRVAGRYGTNPEGTGRMTVSQHPVGPCYLITPWNFPLAMATRKIAPALTAGCTAVVKPAELTPLTTLYVAELLREAGLPDGVLNVVTTSTAGDVSGPVIADPRLRKLSFTGSTPVGKQLLKQAADGVLRTSMELGGNAPFLVFEDADLDAAVAGAMLAKFRNVGQACTAANRFLVHERVAEEFAARVTAEVRGFPVGRGTEEGVRIGPLIDDRAVRKAEDLVGDAVGRGAEVLTGGARVEREGTFYAGTVVTGVRPGSEILRQEIFGPVLSISTFGDEDEAVALANDTEYGLVSYAFTRDADRGQRLVDRLETGMMGLNVGVISNAGAPFGGVKQSGIGREGGLEGIHEYLSTKYTLTPDPYR
- a CDS encoding VOC family protein, translating into MPIPTRAYAHVRLTVTDIARSRAFYDEVFGLPVAFELPADADEATRERLGFLYGGVIYALGDSLLGLRPVSDDGFSEDRTGLDHLAFAVGSRADLVAAVDTLDAAGVAHEGVKDIGAGHILEFRDPDGIALELYAPAAAAS
- a CDS encoding aldo/keto reductase, giving the protein MPAEMTYRQLGHSGLTVSTVGIGCNNFGARMADEDVAAVVHAAIDAGITLFDTADVYGNRGGSETLLGQALQGRRDQVVLATKFGMDMGGTNGPDWGVRGSRRYIRLAVENSLRRLGTDWIDLYQMHAPDPRTPVEETLAALSELVAEGKVRYIGSSNFAGWQVVDADWTAHTGNLEGFVSAQNEYSWLSRGIEAELVPALQHTGQSLLPYFPLASGLLTGKYRRGQDAPAGTRLAGLPDRLAAADFDLIESLGQFADQRGVSMLDVAMGGLAAMPTVGSVIAGATSVEQVRANVEAGLWEPSDEDLDELRSLTA
- the pyrE gene encoding orotate phosphoribosyltransferase codes for the protein MPENPAPSPAADDRARLVAQVRELAVVHGEVTLASGRTADYYVDMRRVTLDGATAPLIGRVMLDLVADWEFDAVGGLTLGADPVAVAMLHATAATGGVLDAFVVRKQGKAHGLQRRIEGSPVEGRRVLAVEDTSTTGGSVLTAVEALREAGAEVVGVAVVVDRDTGAREAIEAAGLPYRFALSAADLGLA